A genomic region of Notamacropus eugenii isolate mMacEug1 chromosome 3, mMacEug1.pri_v2, whole genome shotgun sequence contains the following coding sequences:
- the MLF2 gene encoding myeloid leukemia factor 2, producing MFRFMRDGEPEDPMFLMDPFAIHRQHMSRMLSGGFGYSPFLSITDGSIPGARPAASRRMQAGAVSPFGMLGMTGGFMDMFGMMNDMIGNVEHMTTGANCQTFSSSTVISYSNLGDGAPKVYQETSEMRSAPGGIRETRRTVRDSDSGLEQMSIGHHIRDRAHILQRSRNHRTGDQEERQDYINLDESDAEAFDNEWRRETSRYRPQRPLEFRRHEATGAGGGRRAEGPPRLAIQGPEDSPSRQSRRYDW from the exons ATGTTCCGGTTCATGAGGGACGGAGAGCCTGAGGATCCTATGTTCCTCAT GGACCCTTTCGCTATTCACCGACAGCACATGAGTCGGATGTTGTCAGGAGGCTTCGGTTACAGCCCTTTCCTTAGCATCACAGATGGGAGCATCCCAGGGGCTCGACCTGCTGCTAGTCGAAGGATGCAG GCTGGAGCTGTCTCACCCTTTGGGATGCTGGGAATG ACAGGTGGTTTCATGGACATGTTTGGGATGATGAATGATATGATCGGGAATGTG GAGCACATGACAACTGGAGCCAACTGTCAGACCTTTTCATCCTCCACTGTCATCTCCTACTCCAACCTGGGTGATGGTGCTCCCAAAGTCTACCAAGAAACATCTGAGATGCGCTCAGCACCAGGTGGG ATCCGGGAGACAAGGAGAACTGTGAGGGACTCTGATAGTGGGCTAGAGCAGATGTCCATTGGGCATCACATCCGAGACAGGGCACACATCCTGCAGCGTTCCCGAAATCACCGCACTGGGGACCAGGAAGAAAGGCAGGACTACATCAATCTGGATGAGA GTGATGCTGAAGCATTTGACAACGAGTGGAGGAGAGAGACATCCCGATACAGGCCCCAGCGTCCCCTGGAATTTCGTCGGCATGAGGCTACTGGGGCGGGTGGGGGTAGAAGGGCTGAGGGACCCCCTCGACTGGCTATACAGGGCCCTGAGGATTCCCCCTCCCGACAGTCACGACGCTATGACTGGTGA